In Candidatus Bathyarchaeia archaeon, the genomic window CGCCGAGGAGATAATGGGGCTGAAATGCTTCCCATCGGTATTAGAGGTCCCGGGCGAGATCGACCTAGCGTTAATAGTGGTCCCGGCGAGGATAGCGAAGAAAGCGGTGGAGGATTGCGCGAGGAAGGGCGTTAGGACCGTGGCCATGATCACGGCAGGCTTCAGCGAGATAGGAAACAAGGAGGGGGAGGACGAGATAGTGAGGATATGCAGGGAGAATGGGATCCCGCTCCTCGGGCCTAATATAGTGGGGATCGCCAATAGCTGGAAGAAATGCAATGCCAGCTTCTGCCAATCCCTGCCCTATGCCGGTAAGACGGCCTTCATATCCCAAAGCGGGGCCTTGGCGATCGCCCTGATCGGCTGGACTTGGCTCTATAGGGTGGGACTCTCCTCGATGGCGAGCATAGGGAACAAGGCCGATGTGGACTTCTCGGAGCTGATACTCTATTTCGGGGAGAGGGACGAGCATACGAATTGCATAGCCATGTACATAGAGGGCTTGGACGCGGGCCCCGAGTTCATGGAGGCCTGTAGGAGGGTTAGCCCCAAGAAGCCGCTCGTGGCCCTCAAGGCCGGAAAATCGGAGAGAGGGGTAGCGGCCGCCGCCTCCCATACGGGATCCTTGGCGGGCGCCCCCTTGATCTATTCTGCGGCATTCAAGCAATGCGGGGTCATAGAGGTCAACTCGCTCATAGAGCTTTTCGATAGCGCCTTAGCCCTCTCCCTTCAGCCTCCCATGCTCGGGGACTTCCCCTTGATAATAACGAATGGGGGAGGCGCGGGGGTTTGTGCTACCGATGCGGCGGAGCGCTATGGGATCCCGATATCCGATTCCCCGCCGGACCTTGCAAAGAGCTTAAGGAAGTACATGCCCGAGTTCGGGAGCTCCAAGAACCCAGTGGATTTGACCGGGATGGGCACCGCTGATAAATACGAGGGGGCCATAAGGGAGGCCCTAGCGCATCCGGGGGTCGATGGCTTGGCGATATTATATTGCCACACTGCCATAACCTCCCCGATGAAGGTCGCTGAGGCCATCTATGGGCCATACTCGGAATTGAAGAACAACAAGCCCATAGTGGCGGCCTTCATCGGTGGGAGCGAATGCGAGGAGGCGGCCCTATGGCTGAAGGAGAAAGGGGTGCCAGCGTTCCCCTCGCCGGAGCGGGCTATGAGGGCCTTGAGCGCCCTCAGGGCCTACGGGAGGATAAGGAAGCGCTTTGGTGGATGAGGATCCTCAAGCGGGCCTGAATTTGTATCCATATTCGATGAACCCTCCATCATTCTTGATCCTCCTGATCGCCACCTTCAACCTCATCCCCTCCCTGAGCTCCGTTGGATCGCAATCCACTATTTGGGACAAGATCCTGACGCCCTCCTTGAGCTGGACGATGCCGATCACATAAGGAGCCTGATCTTCGAAGCCCTTTGGGGGATGCCTTATGATCGTGTAAGCTACCAACTCCCCCTCCCCGCTCAGTCCCTCGCTCTCCAAATCCCTTCCGCCGCAGCGATCGCATATTGCCTTAGGTGGGAAATGAATCGCGCCGCAGCCCTTGCACCTCGCGCCCTCCAGCCTATATCTCCTCGGCGCCTCCCTTAGATAATTGGGAGCGCTCAATTCAATCGACCCTCCCCAGTATATGCGCAGTTATCG contains:
- a CDS encoding CoA-binding protein, whose amino-acid sequence is MRIPGIREEVVEKLKFMFEPDSVAVVGASRDPEKIGYQCLKNLVEGGYEGRIYPINPNAEEIMGLKCFPSVLEVPGEIDLALIVVPARIAKKAVEDCARKGVRTVAMITAGFSEIGNKEGEDEIVRICRENGIPLLGPNIVGIANSWKKCNASFCQSLPYAGKTAFISQSGALAIALIGWTWLYRVGLSSMASIGNKADVDFSELILYFGERDEHTNCIAMYIEGLDAGPEFMEACRRVSPKKPLVALKAGKSERGVAAAASHTGSLAGAPLIYSAAFKQCGVIEVNSLIELFDSALALSLQPPMLGDFPLIITNGGGAGVCATDAAERYGIPISDSPPDLAKSLRKYMPEFGSSKNPVDLTGMGTADKYEGAIREALAHPGVDGLAILYCHTAITSPMKVAEAIYGPYSELKNNKPIVAAFIGGSECEEAALWLKEKGVPAFPSPERAMRALSALRAYGRIRKRFGG
- a CDS encoding Zn-ribbon domain-containing OB-fold protein produces the protein MSAPNYLREAPRRYRLEGARCKGCGAIHFPPKAICDRCGGRDLESEGLSGEGELVAYTIIRHPPKGFEDQAPYVIGIVQLKEGVRILSQIVDCDPTELREGMRLKVAIRRIKNDGGFIEYGYKFRPA